The Stutzerimonas stutzeri RCH2 genomic interval GATGAAGTGAGCCGCGAAGGTGTGGCGCAGGATGTGGCTTGCCTGTCCGCGTGGTGGCTTGATCGAGGTCGAGAGCAGGACCAGCCGAAACACGCCAATGCAGTTGGTGAACGGCCCGTAGGTTTGCCAGTGCTTCTTGATCGCCGCCGCCAGCTCGGGCGTAACCGGGACCATCCGCACCCGTTTCGACTTCGTATTGGCGAACACCAAGGCGTTGCCTCTGATCCGCTCCAGTCGCAGCGCTTGAGCCTCACCCCACCTCGCCCCGGTCGCCAAGCAGATACGCGCCACCATCGCCGGGTGCGGAGACGTGGTCCGCGCCTGGAGTGCATCGAGCAGCTCGGAGATCTGCGGCTTGGTCAGGTAGGCCAAGGGGCGCTCCTGCAACCGAACCGGACGAATACGGGTGAAAGGACAGGGATAGTCGATCACGTCGAGTTTATGCAGCTCGTTGTAAACGGCTTTCAGGTAGCCAAGGCGATTGTTCGCCGTCTTGCCGGTGACGCCAGCTAACATCCAACGCGCGCGTGTGGCGGCGATCTTCGCGCCATCCACCATACGAGCTATCGGATCGCCCATCGCCTTTGCACACGCTCGCAGGATCGCCACACGACGAACGCCATCGGAGAGCGAGACGCCGTGAAGGTCGAACCATAGCTCGACCAGCTCTGACAGCCTGCGCTTGTCCTTTGGCCGCGGTGCCCAATCGTTCGATTCGCTGCACTTGGCGCGACAGGTCGCCTCGAAGCGCATTGCCTCGGCCTTGGTCTTCAGCGTCTTGCGGAAGCGCTTGCCTTTGACCGGCTCAACATCGACCCGCCAGCGACCATCTGAGAGCTGCTGAATCGCCATCAGACCGCTCTGCCCCATCGAACGTGGCGTTCTTGAAGCAACGTCTTGATGTGCTTGTACAGATCACGCTCGCTCATGTCCTTGGCGGCGTAGTGGTCACGAATGACCGGCCAGCATTCCCACTCCTTCAGTCGATCAAATGCGGTTTTAGCGCCCACTCGCTCCCGTGCCAGCAGGCTTACGAAGTTTCCCAGGAATAGCTCCACGTTCTTGCCCGAGAAGCCCCGTGAGGTCTTGTAGTAGCGCTTGTATTCCGTTTCATCGACCAGGGAATCGACCGCCACGTCGACCCGCACGTCATCACGCATCAGCGTCCAGATCGGTTCGTATTGCCCTGGGCGATGCAGCAACTTGAACTGGCACAGCCCGTAGCGCCACAGGCCGTCCAAATGGGCGGAGAACGCCGCAAACGAATCCGTTTCAATGGCCTCGCCGGTCTTGGCACTGATCGACCCGCTGGCGAACTGCTGGATGACCGAATGGTGATAGCGCAGCTCGACCCGCCACACGTCCGCCTCGGGATCGTAGTTATCAGGATCGGCCGTATCGAACGAATCCCGGCGACGCCAGACGCTTTCCCAGAAGTCGAGCTTATCGGTTGCGCGGGCCTGTTCGGTTTTGTTGTAGATGCAGAGCTGAACGCCACCGGCTGAGCCGAACATGGACGTTTCGCCACGACCGTAGACGCTGGACTTGGTCGCCCAGTTGATCTCGTTGATCCCCGAGATATCCCGGTGCGTCCGCGCACGACAGTGCAGGCGTGCCACCAGATCCACCGGAGGCTTCCAGCCCTGGAGATCCAACGCCAGATGGACAGCGCACTGGTTTCGTTCGCGGTGCGTCATCACGGCTGCGGCGTAGTAGTCCATGCGCTCTTGCAGGCGCTCAGGCGACAGAGCGTCGATGGCGTGCGGCGACACCTCGATTTTCAGGTGCGGCCCGATGTTCTCCAGCTTGGCGTTGAAGTTCTTGATCAGCAGAATGAAGCCAAGGTCGGCGTTCTGCAGCTTGTACTGGTAACCCGAGTCCCGCCCTACCCGTCCCGCGTGCCAGAACTCTCCAGCGAATTCGACCATGACGCCCGGTTTCTCGAACAGCGCCATGATCTCCGGACGGATCAGCCCGCGATACAGCTGGCGGACCGTATCGACGCCGCAACGCAGCAAGCGAACGCCCGACAGGTCAGTCAGCTTGGCCGAATGGCTATCGAAGAACAGTCGCCCGGCTGGGGTTTCCTGAAAGTTCTGATCAACACGAATTTGGTCTTTAACGCTCATCTTCTTCTGCTCCAAATTGCAACGAATTGACACTGTTCAGTTGGGTTTATCTGACGTGTTACAGGGACGTCAGCGCGCGCGTTTGCACGCCGGCTCGTGCCTCGCCGCGCGTGCAAAGAGCGCGGAGCGCACGCGCGCTGACGGTCATCACCACAGGAATTGCCCCTTCTGGTACGGCACGACGGTCATGTTCGCGCCACCAGCGGGTTGCGCTGCTCCAGGGCGCGGCTCATGCATTGCCGGAGACTGGTTGTTCTGGACTTGCTGGGTTCGCTCGCCGGTGGAGCGATCAGGAAGGGTCGGATCGAAGAAGCCGTTTTCGACCACGCGCATGCAGAAGGCGAAGTCGGTTTCGACCCGCGTGCTCTGCTGCGTGTAGCACTGGCAGACGGTGGGTGTGCCGTTGACTACGGCATGCGCCATTCGCCCGAACTCGCGGGCATAGGTCGCAGGGTCGGTGCTGGACATGCAGTAGAGCCTGGGAAACGACACGGGCCGCGTCAGCTCGTCGTAGATCGGCGCCGACGATGGGACCTGTGGTATTCGAGGCACGCGCCGTC includes:
- a CDS encoding tyrosine-type recombinase/integrase, which gives rise to MAIQQLSDGRWRVDVEPVKGKRFRKTLKTKAEAMRFEATCRAKCSESNDWAPRPKDKRRLSELVELWFDLHGVSLSDGVRRVAILRACAKAMGDPIARMVDGAKIAATRARWMLAGVTGKTANNRLGYLKAVYNELHKLDVIDYPCPFTRIRPVRLQERPLAYLTKPQISELLDALQARTTSPHPAMVARICLATGARWGEAQALRLERIRGNALVFANTKSKRVRMVPVTPELAAAIKKHWQTYGPFTNCIGVFRLVLLSTSIKPPRGQASHILRHTFAAHFIMGGGHIVTLKEILGHASLNMTMRYAHLAPEHLSDAIRLSPLGGLQ